One Falco biarmicus isolate bFalBia1 chromosome 9, bFalBia1.pri, whole genome shotgun sequence genomic region harbors:
- the LOC130155100 gene encoding D(1)-like dopamine receptor — protein sequence MGNAAAGGGPRALTGCLLGALVLSTLVGNGLVCLAVLRFRHLRAKVTNWFVLSLAVSDLCVALLVMPWKAVTEVAGGSWIFGSRFCDTWVAFDIMCSTASILHLCIISLDRYWAIASPFRYQRRMTQRLACTMIALAWALSILISFVPVQLHWHKAKDRRPPGSWLPGTPHCDVSLNRTYAITSSLISFYIPVAIMIITYTRIYRIAQAQIRRISTLERAGGQWPAHGKEPTSSLRSSLRKETKVLQTLSIIMGVFVCCWLPFFLLNCLLPFCQPKPERDREGQSPCVSQTTFNVFVWFGWANSSVNPVIYAFNADFRRAFSNLLGCRCFCCGTPGSTVERVNFSNELVSYHHDTTCQKEGAASLSVAPPAVTAWVQPIPHAIGFLGEDSSEEVSMEKRPVTSQTQTGPGSGPQSCQVPAILQPDGKTEPSLQTGSPCVGLGQREGPHHPIPEV from the coding sequence ATGGGGAacgcggcggcggggggcggcccgcggGCCCTCACCGGGTGCCTGCTGGGCGCGCTGGTGCTGAGCACGCTGGTGGGCAACGGGCTGGTGTGCCTGGCCGTCCTGCGCTTCCGCCACCTGCGCGCCAAGGTCACCAACTGGTTCGTGCTGTCGCTGGCCGTCTCGGACCTCTGCGTGGCACTCCTGGTGATGCCCTGGAAGGCAGTCACCGAGGTGGCCGGTGGCTCCTGGATCTTCGGCAGCCGCTTTTGTGACACCTGGGTGGCCTTCGACATCATGTGCTCCACCGCCTCCATCCTCCACCTCTGCATCATCAGCCTGGACCGGTACTGGGCCATCGCCAGCCCCTTCCGCTATCAGCGCAGAATGACGCAGCGCCTCGCCTGCACCATGATAGCCCTGGCCTGGGCCCTCTCCATCCTCATCTCCTTCGTCCCGGTGCAGCTACACTGGCATAAAGCCAAGGACAGGAGACCTCCAGGCTCCTGGCTGCCCGGGACGCCTCACTGCGATGTCAGCCTGAACCGCACTTATGCCATCACCTCCTCCCTTATCAGCTTCTACATCCCCGTGGCCATCATGATCATCACCTACACCAGGATCTACAGAATTGCCCAGGCCCAGATCCGCCGCATCTCCACCCTGGAACGAGCAGGGGGGCAGTGGCCAGCTCACGGCAAGGAGCCCACCTCCTCTTTGCGGAGTTCCCTGCGCAAGGAGACCAAGGTGCTGCAGACCCTCTCTATCATAATGGGAGTCTTcgtctgctgctggctgcccttcttcctgctcaactgcctgctgcctttctgccagCCCAAGCCCGAGAGAGACCGAGAAGGACAGTCACCCTGTGTCAGCCAAACCACCTTCAATGTCTTTGTGTGGTTCGGCTGGGCCAACTCCTCAGTGAATCCAGTGATTTATGCTTTCAATGCAGACTTCAGGCGGGCTTTCAGCAACCTCCTGGGCTGCCGGTGCTTCTGCTGTGGCACACCTGGATCCACTGTGGAGAGGGTCAACTTCAGCAATGAGCTGGTTTCCTACCACCATGACACCACCTGCCAGAAGGAAGGAGCTGCCTCACTGTCAGTCGCCCCACCTGCCGTCACTGCCTGGGTGCAGCCCATACCCCACGCCATAGGCTTTCTGGGAGAGGACAGCAGTGAGGAGGTGTCTATGGAGAAGAGGCCTGTGACTTCTCAGACACAGACCGGCCCCGGCAGCGGCCCCCAGAGTTGTCAGGTGCCGGCTATTTTGCAACCGGATGGCAAGACAGAGCCATCCCTGCAAACTGGTAGCCCCTGTGTGGGGCTTGGTCAGCGTGAGGGACCCCACCACCCCATTCCAGAAGTATAA